The region AAGCACCCCGGGATGCAGATCGCGGTCGGCGGCTGCCTGGCCCAGAAGGACCGCGGCGACATCGTCCGCAAGGCGCCCTGGGTCGACGTGGTCTTCGGCACCCACAACATCGGCGCGCTGCCGGTGCTGCTGGAGCGGGCCCGGCACAACGCCGCCGCCGAGGTGGAGATCCTGGAGTCCCTCGACGTCTTCCCCTCCACGCTGCCCACCCGCCGCGAGTCCACCTACGCCGGCTGGGTGTCGATCTCGGTGGGCTGCAACAACACCTGCACCTTCTGCATCGTGCCGGCGCTGCGCGGCAAGGAGAAGGACCGGCGGCCCGGCGACATCCTCTCCGAGGTGCGCGCCCTGGTCGACGAGGGCGTGCTGGAGGTGACGCTGCTCGGGCAGAACGTCAACTCCTACGGTGTCGAGTTCGGCGACCGGTACGCGTTCGGCAAACTGCTGCGCGCCTGCGGCGACATCGACGGGTTGGAGCGGGTCCGGTTCACCAGCCCGCACCCGAAGGACTTCACCGACGACGTGATCGCCGCGATGGCCGAGACGCCGAACGTCTGCCACTCGCTGCACATGCCGTTGCAGTCCGGCTCCGACGACGTGCTGAAGGCGATGCGCCGGTCCTACCGCTCCGAGCGCTACCTGGGGATCATCGAGAAGGTGCGGGCGGCGATGCCGGACGCGGCGATCACCACCGACATCATCGTCGGCTTCCCCGGCGAGACCGAGGCCGACTTCCAGCGCACCCTGGACGTGGTCCGCGAGGCACGGTTCTCCTCGGCCTTCACCTTCCAGTACTCCAAGCGCCCCGGCACCCCGGCCGCGACCATGGACGACCAACTGCCCAAGCAGGTCGTGCAGGAGCGCTACGAGCGGCTGGTCGCCTGCGTCGAGGAGATCACCTGGGCGGAGAACAAGCGCCTGGTGGGCGAGACCGTCGAGGTGCTGGTCGCGGTCGGCGAGGGCCGCAAGGACGAGCGCACCGGCCGGATGTCCGGTCGGGCCCGCGACGGTCGGCTGGTGCACTTCGCGACCGAGGGTCCCGGCGGGGAGTCGCTCGCCGGCCAGATCCGCCCGGGCGACATCGTGCACAGCACCATCACGTACGCCGCGCCGCACCACCTGAACGCCGACGGGGCGCTGGTGGCACACCGACGCACCCGGGCCGGCGACGCGGCCGAGGCGGGGCGCTCCCCGCGTACCCCCGGGGTGTTGCTCGGTCTGCCGACGATCGGCGCACCGCCGGTCGCGCCCGCACCCACCGCCGGCTGCGCCACCCACTGACCAGACGGAAGGGCCCCTGGACGAGGGGCCCTTCCGCGGAAAGCTGCGTCAGACGGTGATCCGGCCGGCGCCCGCGCCCGCCGTCACGATGGACTTGACGTTGCTCGCGGTGTCCAGCTGGTAGGGGTACGGGATGCTGGCCACGCTGCCGCCGGCCTGGCCGGTGGGCGAGTTGACGAAGTGGTTGTTCCGGGCGACCAGGCTGCCCGGCCCGGAGTCGCCCTCACCGAGGTGGTACGGGTCGTCGACGTTCTCGAAGTAGTTGCCCTCGACGAGCACGCCGGCGTTCTCGGTGGACGCGACGCCGTAGCCGCCGTTGGCCCGGTAGTAGTTGTTGTAGACGTGCACCGGGTTGCCGAAGCGCACCCGGGGGTTGCGCTGGTTGCTGCCGTCGAACCAGTTGTGGTGGTAGCTCACCCGCAGGTGGCCGACGTCCTGGCTGGCGTTGTCGTCGCTGTGGCCGAGCAGCATGGTCTTGTCGTGGCTGAAGACCCGGTTCCACGAGACGGTGATGAAGTCCGAGCCGCGCTTGATGTCGACGGCGCCGTCGTACCCGTTGCTGAAGCTGTTGTGGTCGATCCAGATGTTGGTGGCCGACTCCTGGACGTTGATCGCGTCGTCGTTCCAGTTGCGGAAGGTCAGGTTCCGGATGATCACGTTGCGGTCACCGTTGATGTTGAACCCGCAGCCGACGATGGTCGCCCCGTAGTTGCCGATGATGGTCTTGTTGGACCGGACCCGCAGCATCCCCGAGCAGGTGATGGTGCCGGTCACCCGGATCACCGCGGCACCGGTCGCGTTCAGTGCGCTGGTCAGGCCGGAGGCGTTGCTGACGGTGGTCGTGCCGGCGTTGCCGCCACCGGTGGTGCCGCCGTTCTGGGTGGCCCAGCCGACGAGGTTCGACGGCTGCTGGCCGGGCGGGGGAGTGCTCGACGGTGGCGGGGTGGTCGGCGGCGGCGTGCTGGGCGGCGGCGTGGTCGGCGTGGTGCTGCCGGTGCAGGCGACGTTGTTCAGGGTGAAGCTGGTCGGGGCCGGGTTGCTGGAGTTGTTCCAGGTCGCGTTGAAGCCGAACGAGGCGCTGGCATTGGTCGCCAGGTTGCCGTTGTAGTCGACGTTCGTCGCGGAGACCTGGCTGCCGCTCTGCGAGACGGTGGCGCCCCATGCCTGGTTGACCTGTTGGCCGGCCCCGTACGACCAGCGCAACGTCCACCCGGAGACGGGGTCGCCGAGGTTGGTGACGGTGACGTTGCCGGTGAACCCGCCCGGCCACTGGCTGGCGGCCGAGTAGGTGACCTGGCAGCCGGCGGCCGCCTGGGCGGACACCGAGGTCAGCAGCCCGGCGGTGACCAGGGTGGCGGTGGCTGCGGCGGTGGTGGCGATCAGCGTCGTTCGACGCCGTCCTGTGCGCATGCTGCTTCCTTTCGATGAGGCGGACGGACCGTCGCGTCGCCCATGCCCGTGGGCGGCGAGGTTGGCCGGGACGAGGGTCCTCGGGCCCGCCGGTGCAGGTTCGTGAAGGAAAGCGGCTCCCGCGCTCGCGCCCGCCGATGAAGAGGCAAGCGCTTTCCCGATGAAAGCATAGAAGAGCATGCATGTAAATGGTCAGGACGGCCGATGCGTCGCACACCGGCCGTCCCGACAGCTCAGCAGCTCGCGCCGCCGAGTTTCACAGTGCCCGGCGCGC is a window of Micromonospora sp. WMMD961 DNA encoding:
- the miaB gene encoding tRNA (N6-isopentenyl adenosine(37)-C2)-methylthiotransferase MiaB; the encoded protein is MARTYNVVTYGCQMNVHDSERISGLLEQAGYVRALPADDTPDIVVFNTCAVRENADNRLYGNLGRLRPVKEKHPGMQIAVGGCLAQKDRGDIVRKAPWVDVVFGTHNIGALPVLLERARHNAAAEVEILESLDVFPSTLPTRRESTYAGWVSISVGCNNTCTFCIVPALRGKEKDRRPGDILSEVRALVDEGVLEVTLLGQNVNSYGVEFGDRYAFGKLLRACGDIDGLERVRFTSPHPKDFTDDVIAAMAETPNVCHSLHMPLQSGSDDVLKAMRRSYRSERYLGIIEKVRAAMPDAAITTDIIVGFPGETEADFQRTLDVVREARFSSAFTFQYSKRPGTPAATMDDQLPKQVVQERYERLVACVEEITWAENKRLVGETVEVLVAVGEGRKDERTGRMSGRARDGRLVHFATEGPGGESLAGQIRPGDIVHSTITYAAPHHLNADGALVAHRRTRAGDAAEAGRSPRTPGVLLGLPTIGAPPVAPAPTAGCATH
- a CDS encoding cellulose binding domain-containing protein — encoded protein: MRTGRRRTTLIATTAAATATLVTAGLLTSVSAQAAAGCQVTYSAASQWPGGFTGNVTVTNLGDPVSGWTLRWSYGAGQQVNQAWGATVSQSGSQVSATNVDYNGNLATNASASFGFNATWNNSSNPAPTSFTLNNVACTGSTTPTTPPPSTPPPTTPPPSSTPPPGQQPSNLVGWATQNGGTTGGGNAGTTTVSNASGLTSALNATGAAVIRVTGTITCSGMLRVRSNKTIIGNYGATIVGCGFNINGDRNVIIRNLTFRNWNDDAINVQESATNIWIDHNSFSNGYDGAVDIKRGSDFITVSWNRVFSHDKTMLLGHSDDNASQDVGHLRVSYHHNWFDGSNQRNPRVRFGNPVHVYNNYYRANGGYGVASTENAGVLVEGNYFENVDDPYHLGEGDSGPGSLVARNNHFVNSPTGQAGGSVASIPYPYQLDTASNVKSIVTAGAGAGRITV